A part of Pararhizobium sp. A13 genomic DNA contains:
- a CDS encoding ABC transporter permease, translating into MLRYIFWRILAMIPTLLIISALVFTIIELPPGDYFESYISELRAQGEAVDMAEIEELRAQYGFDRPPVLRYFHWVAGMLQGDYGYSFEYQLPVNEVVGDRLWLTVLVSFVTILFTWLVAFPIGIYSATHQYSWGDYGLTFLGLIGIAIPNFMFALILMYFANIWFGTSIGHLMDQKYLAEPMSWEKMKSILEHLWIPVLIVGTAGTAGMIRRLRANLLDELQKQYVVTAHAKGLHPFRALVKYPLRMALNFFISDIGSILPAIISGAEITAIVLSLETTGPMLIKALQSQDMYLAGSFLMFLAFLTVIGVLISDIALAFLDPRIRLQGGSTK; encoded by the coding sequence ATGTTGCGTTATATATTCTGGCGCATTCTGGCGATGATCCCGACACTGCTGATCATCTCCGCGCTGGTCTTTACCATTATCGAACTGCCGCCGGGCGACTATTTCGAAAGCTACATCTCCGAACTGCGTGCCCAGGGCGAAGCCGTGGACATGGCGGAGATCGAAGAGCTGCGCGCGCAATACGGCTTCGATCGTCCGCCGGTACTGCGCTATTTCCATTGGGTCGCCGGCATGCTGCAGGGCGACTACGGCTATTCCTTCGAATACCAGCTTCCCGTCAACGAGGTCGTCGGCGACCGCCTCTGGCTGACCGTGCTGGTCTCCTTCGTCACCATCCTGTTCACCTGGCTGGTCGCCTTCCCGATCGGCATCTATTCCGCCACCCATCAATATAGCTGGGGCGATTACGGGCTGACCTTCCTCGGCCTGATCGGCATCGCCATTCCGAACTTCATGTTCGCTCTGATCCTGATGTATTTTGCCAATATCTGGTTCGGCACCTCCATCGGTCACCTGATGGACCAGAAATACCTCGCCGAGCCGATGAGCTGGGAGAAGATGAAGTCGATACTGGAGCATCTGTGGATCCCGGTGCTGATCGTCGGCACGGCAGGCACCGCCGGCATGATCCGAAGGCTGCGCGCCAACCTGCTCGACGAGCTGCAAAAACAATATGTCGTGACCGCGCACGCCAAGGGCTTGCATCCGTTCCGTGCGCTGGTCAAATATCCGCTGCGCATGGCGCTCAACTTCTTCATCTCGGATATCGGTTCGATCCTGCCGGCGATTATTTCCGGTGCCGAAATCACCGCCATCGTTCTGTCTCTCGAAACAACGGGCCCGATGCTGATAAAAGCGTTGCAAAGTCAGGATATGTATCTTGCCGGCTCGTTCCTGATGTTCCTGGCGTTCCTTACGGTGATCGGCGTGCTGATATCGGATATCGCGCTCGCCTTCCTCGATCCGCGCATCAGACTGCAAGGTGGAAGCACCAAGTGA
- a CDS encoding ABC transporter permease → MTISLPESGAPLAHYVSTAPFDPHSVDVMTEEQSRVYQASQTRLMWWKFKKHRLALFSLYFLGFLYAIITVVEFLAPYNLHTRNVDFIHSPPQRVHLFHDGNFVGPFVYGRTMTLDMDTLRRIYTDDVNRVEPIRFFCSGDSYRFWGLFVANKHLLCPAKDGQMFLLGSDRLGRDVLSRILYGARISLTIGLLGITMSFVLGIVIGGLAGYHGGVFDLIVQRVIEVLQSIPSIPLWMALAAIMPVTWSPILIYLGITAILGLLDWTGLARAVRSKLLALREEDYVLAAQLMGAGSSRIIGRHLVPGFMSHLIATATMSIPGMILGETALSFLGLGLRPPITSWGILLTEARSVSVIAFYPWLLFPTIPVILVILAFNFLGDGLRDAADPYK, encoded by the coding sequence GTGACGATATCCCTTCCCGAATCCGGCGCGCCGCTGGCGCACTACGTATCGACCGCGCCCTTCGACCCGCATTCCGTCGATGTGATGACCGAGGAACAATCGCGCGTCTACCAGGCGTCGCAAACGCGGCTGATGTGGTGGAAATTCAAGAAACATCGCCTGGCGCTTTTCTCGCTCTATTTCCTCGGTTTTCTCTACGCGATCATCACCGTCGTCGAATTCCTGGCGCCCTATAACCTGCACACGCGCAACGTCGATTTCATCCATTCGCCGCCGCAGCGGGTTCATCTCTTCCATGACGGCAATTTCGTCGGACCGTTCGTCTACGGGCGTACCATGACGCTCGACATGGACACGCTGCGCCGCATCTATACGGATGATGTGAACAGGGTCGAACCGATCCGATTCTTCTGCAGCGGCGACAGCTACCGGTTCTGGGGCCTCTTCGTAGCCAACAAGCATCTGCTCTGCCCGGCCAAGGATGGGCAGATGTTCCTGCTCGGAAGCGACCGCCTCGGTCGTGACGTGCTGTCGCGCATTCTCTATGGCGCCCGCATATCGCTGACCATCGGTCTGCTCGGCATCACCATGAGCTTCGTGCTCGGGATCGTCATCGGCGGTCTCGCCGGTTATCACGGCGGCGTCTTCGACCTGATTGTCCAGCGCGTCATCGAGGTGCTGCAGTCCATCCCGAGCATTCCGCTGTGGATGGCGCTCGCCGCGATCATGCCGGTGACCTGGAGCCCGATCCTCATCTATCTCGGCATTACAGCCATTCTTGGCCTGCTCGACTGGACGGGCCTCGCGCGTGCCGTGCGCTCGAAGCTGCTGGCGCTGCGTGAAGAGGATTACGTGCTCGCAGCGCAGCTGATGGGCGCCGGTTCGAGCCGCATCATCGGACGCCACCTCGTGCCCGGCTTCATGTCGCACCTGATCGCAACGGCGACGATGTCGATCCCCGGCATGATCCTCGGCGAGACCGCGCTCAGCTTCCTGGGCTTGGGCCTTCGTCCGCCGATCACGAGCTGGGGCATCCTGTTGACGGAAGCCCGCAGCGTCAGCGTCATTGCTTTTTATCCCTGGCTGTTGTTTCCAACCATTCCGGTCATCCTCGTGATTCTAGCCTTCAATTTCCTGGGCGACGGTCTTCGCGATGCTGCCGATCCCTATAAGTGA
- a CDS encoding glycosyltransferase family protein, with protein sequence MTRRIEDARILMYSHDTFGLGHLRRCRTIAHSLVEDYRGVNILIISGATIAGAFDYRARVDFVKIPSVIKLRNGEYTSMDRHIDLHETLKMRKSIIRHTAETFQPDIFIVDKEPMGLQGEVEETLAYLKKQGTTLVLGLREVMDAPHLLDAEWKANDVMRKIGQFYDNIWVYGPPDFYDPLVGLDVPPHVRVKMDFVGFLQRSVSPDVESEHKPKGDYILVTTGGGGDGSDLIHDVIDAYQEDPTLTHKLLIVLGPYMPAKQRHKLITKCAKIPSLEVIEFDNRMEELIAGAKAVVAMGGYNTYCEILSFDKPALIVPRIMPREEQLIRASRAAELGLVDMLLPEEARDPMRFAAALKALPDRQPPSKSASGMTLEGLANISQIVGEWLGRREHEHLTVLKG encoded by the coding sequence ATGACCCGCCGGATCGAAGACGCCCGGATTCTGATGTACAGCCACGACACGTTCGGTCTCGGTCATCTCCGGCGGTGTCGCACCATCGCGCATTCGCTGGTCGAGGATTATCGGGGCGTCAACATCCTGATCATCTCGGGCGCCACCATCGCTGGTGCCTTCGATTATCGGGCCCGCGTCGATTTCGTGAAAATCCCGAGCGTCATCAAGCTGCGCAACGGCGAATATACCTCGATGGACCGGCATATCGACCTGCACGAGACGCTGAAGATGCGCAAGTCGATCATCCGCCACACGGCCGAGACCTTCCAGCCGGATATTTTCATCGTCGACAAGGAGCCGATGGGCCTGCAGGGCGAAGTCGAAGAGACCCTCGCCTATCTGAAAAAGCAGGGGACGACCCTGGTTCTCGGCCTGCGCGAGGTCATGGACGCGCCGCATCTGCTCGATGCGGAGTGGAAAGCCAACGACGTGATGCGCAAGATCGGCCAGTTCTACGACAACATCTGGGTCTATGGTCCGCCGGATTTCTACGATCCGCTCGTCGGTCTCGACGTCCCCCCGCACGTTCGGGTGAAGATGGATTTCGTCGGCTTCCTGCAGAGGAGCGTCTCCCCTGACGTGGAGTCCGAGCACAAGCCGAAGGGCGACTACATCCTGGTAACCACCGGCGGCGGCGGCGACGGGTCGGACCTGATCCATGACGTGATCGACGCCTATCAGGAAGATCCGACGCTCACGCACAAGTTGTTGATCGTGCTCGGCCCCTACATGCCGGCGAAACAGCGGCACAAGCTGATCACAAAATGTGCGAAGATCCCCTCTCTCGAAGTGATCGAATTCGATAACCGGATGGAAGAGCTGATCGCCGGCGCCAAGGCCGTGGTCGCCATGGGCGGCTACAATACCTATTGCGAGATCCTGTCCTTCGACAAACCGGCGCTCATCGTACCGCGCATCATGCCGCGCGAAGAGCAGCTGATCCGCGCCAGCCGCGCGGCCGAGCTCGGGCTGGTCGACATGCTCCTGCCGGAGGAAGCCAGAGACCCCATGCGCTTTGCCGCAGCCCTCAAGGCCCTGCCGGACCGACAGCCGCCGTCGAAAAGCGCTTCCGGCATGACCCTTGAAGGTCTTGCCAATATATCGCAGATCGTCGGAGAATGGCTCGGTCGCCGCGAACACGAGCACCTGACCGTCCTGAAGGGATGA
- a CDS encoding glycosyltransferase: protein MTQRRKIVVVLKGYPRLSETFIAQELLGLERAGFELALVALRRPTDKKRHPVHDEIRAPVHYLPEYLHQEPLRVARAFAHCLAKPGFWRCLPAFLSDLWRDRTRNRLRRFGQAMVLAAEWPKGGEWLHAHFIHTPASVARYTSTIKGIAWTCSAHAKDIWTSPEWELAGKLASTRWTVTCTQTGFEHLRHLAGGKPHVHLSYHGLDLSRFGAFDGVRSPSDGSRPDAPVTIMSVGRAVEKKGFDIVLRALSLLPSDLNWRFEHIGGGEQLKRLQALAVELGISGKVVWHGSLSQTEVLQHYRNADIFALACRITADGDRDGLPNVLVEASSQALACISTNISGVPELLVDGENGLVVPPEDPQAFAHALEKAIRDPAQRQRLGEAAERTVRREFDHHTSIRQLKTLFETEWQAAQ from the coding sequence TTGACGCAACGCCGCAAGATCGTCGTGGTGCTGAAGGGGTATCCACGCCTTTCGGAAACCTTCATCGCCCAGGAACTGCTGGGATTGGAAAGGGCCGGTTTCGAACTGGCACTGGTGGCGCTGCGCCGCCCGACGGACAAGAAGCGCCATCCGGTGCACGACGAAATCCGCGCGCCGGTTCACTATCTTCCGGAATATCTGCATCAAGAGCCTTTGCGGGTCGCCCGCGCCTTCGCGCACTGTCTCGCGAAACCCGGTTTCTGGCGCTGCCTTCCGGCGTTCCTGTCCGACCTCTGGCGCGACCGTACACGCAACCGGCTTCGCCGCTTCGGCCAGGCAATGGTTCTTGCTGCCGAATGGCCAAAGGGCGGTGAATGGCTGCACGCCCACTTCATCCACACACCGGCCTCCGTTGCCCGTTACACCAGCACGATCAAGGGGATCGCCTGGACGTGCTCGGCCCATGCCAAGGACATCTGGACGTCACCGGAATGGGAACTGGCTGGCAAGCTCGCCAGCACGCGCTGGACCGTGACCTGCACGCAGACCGGATTTGAGCATTTGCGGCATCTTGCCGGCGGTAAGCCGCATGTGCATCTGAGCTATCACGGCCTGGACCTCAGCCGCTTCGGCGCGTTTGACGGCGTGCGGTCACCCTCTGACGGCTCGCGGCCGGATGCGCCCGTGACGATCATGAGCGTCGGCCGCGCCGTTGAGAAAAAGGGCTTCGACATTGTGCTGCGTGCGCTCAGCCTGCTGCCCAGCGATCTCAACTGGCGGTTTGAACATATTGGCGGTGGCGAACAGCTGAAGCGGCTTCAGGCGCTGGCGGTCGAACTCGGCATTTCGGGCAAGGTCGTCTGGCACGGGTCCCTGTCGCAAACGGAAGTTCTGCAGCACTACCGCAACGCCGACATTTTCGCCCTTGCCTGCCGCATCACGGCAGATGGTGACCGCGACGGATTGCCGAATGTGCTGGTCGAAGCATCGAGCCAGGCTCTGGCCTGTATATCGACGAATATTTCCGGCGTACCGGAATTGCTCGTCGATGGCGAAAACGGCTTGGTCGTACCGCCGGAGGACCCGCAAGCCTTCGCTCATGCCCTGGAAAAGGCCATTCGCGATCCAGCCCAGCGTCAGCGGTTGGGCGAAGCGGCGGAAAGAACCGTGCGCCGGGAATTCGACCACCACACCAGCATCCGCCAGCTGAAAACCCTCTTCGAGACCGAATGGCAGGCAGCGCAATGA
- a CDS encoding glycosyltransferase, protein MAGSAMTSNRTASPRVFFYVQHLLGIGHLARASRIAGALAADGFDVTVVTGGIPVTGFPGPHVHHVALPPITAGDAGFSGLADSNGNPVGDVFKANRRDLLLTAFRNNRPDIVIVEAFPFGRRQVRFELLPLLDEIATMDDKPMVVTSLRDILQERSKPGRDEETVAVLKQHFDRVFVHGDPAFARLEDTFPLAAEIADKVVYTGLVAAPPPAEPTERFDIIVSAGGGAVGNALIRAGLEAAKSIDKPLSWALITGPNLLQSDFDAISADAPDHVSVYRFRPDFASLLKGAKLSVSQAGYNTVCDILRAGCHPLLIPFTAGGETEQTVRAQRLEKLGLAHMLTEDALSPTSMTQAIESALTASGRPPHTLDLDGAHRTAEILRGLL, encoded by the coding sequence ATGGCAGGCAGCGCAATGACCAGCAACCGGACGGCGTCGCCGCGCGTCTTTTTCTATGTCCAGCACCTGCTCGGCATCGGGCATCTGGCACGCGCCAGCCGCATTGCCGGTGCGCTTGCCGCGGATGGCTTCGACGTAACGGTGGTGACAGGCGGCATCCCGGTGACCGGGTTCCCGGGACCGCATGTGCATCACGTCGCCTTGCCGCCAATCACCGCCGGCGACGCGGGCTTTTCCGGGCTTGCCGATAGCAACGGCAATCCGGTCGGCGACGTCTTCAAGGCAAACCGCCGCGATCTTTTGCTGACGGCATTCCGGAACAACCGGCCTGACATCGTCATTGTCGAAGCCTTTCCCTTCGGCCGCCGCCAGGTCCGCTTCGAACTTCTGCCGCTCCTCGACGAAATCGCCACGATGGACGACAAGCCCATGGTTGTGACATCGCTGCGCGATATCCTGCAGGAGCGCTCCAAGCCCGGCCGTGACGAGGAAACAGTCGCGGTGTTGAAACAGCATTTCGACCGGGTCTTCGTTCATGGAGATCCGGCCTTCGCCCGGCTGGAAGATACGTTTCCACTTGCCGCCGAGATCGCAGACAAGGTCGTCTACACCGGGCTCGTCGCAGCACCGCCCCCCGCCGAACCGACGGAGCGTTTCGACATCATCGTATCGGCCGGCGGCGGCGCAGTCGGCAATGCCTTGATCCGCGCGGGCCTCGAAGCAGCAAAGTCGATCGACAAGCCCCTGTCCTGGGCCTTGATCACCGGTCCCAATCTGCTGCAATCCGATTTCGATGCGATCTCGGCGGATGCGCCTGATCATGTCAGCGTTTATCGGTTCCGCCCGGACTTCGCGAGCCTTCTCAAGGGCGCCAAACTGTCTGTGTCACAAGCGGGCTACAATACGGTCTGCGACATTCTGCGCGCCGGCTGCCACCCCTTGCTCATCCCCTTCACCGCCGGTGGCGAAACCGAACAGACGGTCAGGGCGCAACGCCTCGAAAAGCTGGGGCTCGCCCATATGCTGACCGAGGACGCGCTGTCGCCGACGAGCATGACGCAGGCGATCGAATCGGCGCTCACAGCTTCCGGCCGTCCACCGCACACGCTCGATCTCGATGGCGCGCACCGCACCGCGGAAATTCTGCGCGGTCTCCTCTGA
- a CDS encoding class I SAM-dependent methyltransferase: MMKTTRTNEANTIDWHESAFDIIRGLAAYTGSSLVEGLAKVVAKYPDADLGTAFNHKQVGSKIWARDRLFESLGGKFNHIVVLGGWYGVLSAMFFDDSRFEIGLIESVDVDPEVAEVAETLNVKAGERFRAITQDMYTFDYETSGADLVINTSCEHIADLPAWLSLLPRGTQVLLQSNDYFSEPTHINCVSSLDAFREQTALGHVAFAGSLAMKKYTRFMVIGTV, from the coding sequence ATGATGAAAACCACCCGAACAAACGAAGCAAACACAATAGATTGGCACGAAAGTGCCTTCGATATCATCCGCGGTCTGGCCGCTTATACGGGAAGCTCTCTGGTCGAAGGTCTTGCGAAAGTCGTCGCCAAATATCCGGACGCGGACCTTGGTACGGCCTTCAACCACAAGCAGGTTGGAAGCAAGATATGGGCACGCGACAGGCTGTTTGAAAGCCTTGGCGGAAAATTTAACCACATCGTCGTCCTCGGCGGGTGGTATGGCGTGCTGTCGGCGATGTTCTTCGACGACAGCCGCTTCGAAATTGGGCTGATCGAGAGCGTCGATGTCGATCCGGAGGTCGCGGAGGTGGCCGAAACGCTGAACGTCAAGGCGGGGGAGCGCTTTCGCGCAATCACGCAGGATATGTACACGTTCGACTACGAGACCTCCGGCGCCGATCTGGTGATCAACACCAGTTGCGAGCACATCGCCGATCTCCCGGCATGGCTGTCTCTACTGCCGCGCGGCACGCAGGTCCTGTTGCAGTCGAACGATTATTTCAGCGAACCGACCCACATCAATTGCGTGTCTTCGCTGGACGCCTTCCGCGAGCAAACGGCGCTCGGCCATGTCGCCTTTGCCGGCTCGCTGGCGATGAAGAAATACACCCGCTTCATGGTGATCGGCACCGTCTGA
- a CDS encoding ABC transporter ATP-binding protein produces MEKRLSRYIWTHTRGQQLWILLVVAVSMVPYFLSFDLPKQIVNGPIQGQGFDQPGATQTFMNISFDLPWLGTVALFDGIELTRMQTLFALSLVFLGLVIVNDLFKFYINTYKGRLGERLLRRIRFELVDRILRFPPSQFKRMKGAEVSSMVKDEVEPLGGFTGDAFVQPALLGGQALTALFFIFMQNAWLGLIAAVMVGVQALIIPRMRRRLLVLGRERQITARELAGRVSEIVDGIGTIHAYDTSNYERADIASRLGRIFKIRYDLYQWKFLVKFINNFLAQLTPFLFYCIGGYLALQGRLDIGQLVAVISAYKDLPGPLKDLIDWDQTRQDVQVKYVQVVEQFSVDRTIDPSIQAIAIEDAGSMKHPLAAVNLSLADDSGAKLLERVSVQIHPGETVAIVGGAAGGGDMLAEAFGRLTWPETGKVTAGGDDLLELPESITGRGISYVSADAYFFYGSLRDNLLYGLKHAPLKEAAYEGSRAAHRKWEINEARMAGNPDYDVNSDWIDYQAADATDPNDLFTPVLSVLDTVQLSKDILDLALRSTVSPDDHPGLAEGIVEMRHALRDELEEAGLSSLVVSFEPGAYNTEATVGENLLFGTATGPAFIGKAIGRNAYFRSVVGRTGLDRIMFDMGYSIAENAVELFADLPPDHPFFQQLTFMTADDIPEYQLLLQKLKGKGFEAASEDERGAIIRLSFRYIEPRHRFGLLTDELMAKIVDVRRQFHDGLPENMRGDIERYDPEHYLASASLMDNILFGRISHKHSDGSKRIRSIVSSLLNSLGLLENVIDIGLDFNLGAGGKRLTAVQRQKLNLARALVRRSDYYIFNRPLPGLDHRLQDEIVRDVLKLVRRDGRDPAVIWVLSNTALSSLFDRVLVFDRGTLVEDGTHAALVENNGIFKELVSS; encoded by the coding sequence ATGGAAAAACGTCTCTCCCGATATATCTGGACCCATACGCGCGGTCAGCAGCTCTGGATTCTGCTGGTCGTCGCGGTCTCGATGGTGCCTTATTTCCTGTCGTTCGACCTGCCCAAGCAGATCGTCAACGGACCCATTCAGGGCCAGGGGTTCGATCAGCCGGGCGCCACCCAGACCTTTATGAACATCAGTTTCGACCTGCCTTGGCTCGGCACGGTCGCGCTGTTTGACGGTATCGAACTGACGCGCATGCAGACGCTGTTCGCACTCAGCCTGGTGTTCCTGGGTTTGGTGATCGTCAACGACCTCTTCAAATTCTACATCAACACCTACAAGGGGCGCCTCGGCGAGCGACTGCTGCGGCGCATCCGCTTCGAACTCGTCGACCGCATCCTGCGTTTCCCGCCCAGCCAGTTCAAGCGGATGAAGGGGGCGGAAGTCTCCAGCATGGTGAAGGACGAGGTCGAGCCGCTTGGCGGCTTCACCGGCGACGCGTTCGTCCAGCCGGCGCTGCTCGGCGGGCAGGCGCTGACGGCGCTGTTCTTCATCTTCATGCAAAATGCCTGGCTCGGGTTGATCGCGGCCGTGATGGTCGGCGTCCAGGCGCTGATCATTCCGCGCATGCGCCGGCGCCTGCTGGTGCTTGGCCGCGAACGCCAGATCACCGCACGCGAGCTTGCCGGTCGTGTGAGCGAAATTGTCGACGGTATCGGCACGATCCACGCCTATGACACCTCGAACTACGAGCGCGCCGACATCGCCTCGCGCCTCGGCCGCATCTTCAAGATCCGCTACGACCTCTACCAGTGGAAATTCCTGGTCAAGTTCATCAACAACTTCCTCGCCCAGCTGACGCCGTTCCTGTTTTATTGCATCGGCGGTTACCTAGCGCTGCAGGGCCGCCTCGACATCGGCCAGCTGGTCGCTGTGATCAGCGCCTACAAGGACCTGCCCGGTCCCTTGAAGGACCTGATCGACTGGGATCAGACCCGTCAGGACGTCCAGGTGAAATACGTTCAGGTCGTCGAGCAGTTCAGCGTCGACCGGACGATCGATCCGTCCATTCAGGCAATCGCCATCGAGGATGCCGGTTCAATGAAACACCCGCTGGCGGCGGTCAACCTGTCGCTTGCCGACGATAGCGGCGCCAAGCTTCTGGAGCGCGTGTCCGTGCAGATCCACCCCGGCGAGACAGTGGCGATCGTCGGCGGCGCTGCCGGCGGCGGCGACATGCTGGCCGAGGCCTTCGGTCGCCTGACCTGGCCCGAAACTGGCAAGGTCACGGCAGGCGGCGACGATCTGTTGGAACTGCCGGAATCCATCACCGGACGCGGCATTTCCTATGTCTCGGCGGATGCCTATTTCTTCTACGGCAGCCTGCGCGACAACCTGCTCTACGGCCTCAAGCACGCGCCGCTGAAGGAGGCCGCCTATGAGGGCAGCCGTGCCGCCCATCGCAAATGGGAGATCAACGAAGCCCGGATGGCCGGAAACCCGGACTATGACGTCAACAGCGACTGGATCGACTATCAGGCCGCCGATGCGACCGACCCGAACGATCTTTTCACGCCGGTCCTGTCAGTGCTGGATACCGTTCAACTGTCGAAAGACATTCTCGATCTTGCGCTTCGCAGCACCGTGTCTCCGGACGATCATCCGGGCCTTGCAGAGGGCATCGTCGAGATGCGCCATGCTCTTCGCGATGAACTCGAGGAGGCTGGCTTGAGCAGCCTCGTCGTCTCGTTCGAGCCCGGTGCCTACAACACAGAGGCGACCGTCGGCGAGAACCTGTTGTTCGGCACGGCGACCGGTCCGGCCTTTATCGGCAAGGCGATCGGCAGGAACGCCTATTTCCGCTCCGTGGTCGGGCGCACCGGCCTCGACCGCATCATGTTCGATATGGGGTACAGCATCGCCGAAAACGCGGTGGAACTGTTTGCCGACCTGCCGCCGGATCACCCCTTCTTCCAGCAGCTCACCTTCATGACGGCGGACGACATTCCGGAGTATCAACTGCTGCTGCAGAAACTGAAAGGCAAGGGATTTGAGGCCGCCTCCGAGGATGAGCGGGGTGCGATTATTCGCCTGAGCTTCCGCTATATCGAGCCGCGGCATCGTTTCGGTCTCCTGACCGACGAGCTGATGGCGAAGATCGTCGATGTCCGCCGTCAGTTCCATGACGGCCTGCCTGAGAATATGCGCGGCGATATCGAGCGCTACGACCCGGAACATTATCTGGCGTCCGCAAGCCTCATGGACAACATCCTGTTCGGTCGCATCAGCCACAAGCATTCCGACGGCTCAAAGCGCATTCGTTCCATCGTCAGCTCGCTGTTGAACTCGCTCGGCCTGCTGGAGAACGTGATCGATATCGGCCTGGACTTCAATCTCGGTGCCGGCGGCAAACGCTTGACCGCCGTGCAGCGGCAGAAGCTCAATCTGGCACGTGCGCTGGTGCGCCGTTCGGATTATTATATATTTAACCGTCCGTTACCCGGTCTCGACCACCGCCTGCAGGACGAAATCGTCCGCGACGTACTGAAGCTGGTGCGCCGGGACGGACGCGATCCGGCGGTGATCTGGGTGCTGTCGAATACCGCGCTGTCGAGCCTTTTCGACCGTGTCCTGGTCTTCGACCGGGGCACACTCGTGGAGGACGGGACGCATGCGGCGCTCGTTGAGAATAACGGTATCTTTAAGGAACTTGTGTCATCATAA
- a CDS encoding Crp/Fnr family transcriptional regulator → MLLKDEVQMLRRVPLFSNVEPGKLKLLAFTSDRVSYDAGEAIFHQGDTGDAAYVVLAGKADILVDSSTGPIKIAEVETNSIVGEIAILCDVSRTATVQTTTAVEALRIRKEHFLKLLTDFPEITIEIMRVLADRLSHTTSELSEARSRARKAE, encoded by the coding sequence ATGCTTCTGAAGGATGAAGTTCAAATGCTGCGGCGCGTGCCGCTGTTTTCGAATGTCGAGCCGGGAAAGCTGAAGCTTCTCGCCTTCACATCAGACCGTGTCAGCTACGATGCCGGCGAGGCCATCTTCCATCAGGGCGACACCGGCGATGCGGCCTATGTCGTGCTAGCCGGCAAGGCGGATATTCTGGTCGACTCTTCGACAGGCCCGATCAAGATCGCCGAAGTCGAGACCAATTCCATCGTCGGCGAGATCGCCATCCTCTGTGATGTCTCGCGAACCGCCACGGTGCAGACGACAACAGCGGTGGAAGCCCTGCGCATTCGCAAGGAACACTTCCTCAAGCTCCTGACCGATTTCCCCGAAATCACCATCGAGATCATGCGCGTGCTGGCCGACCGGCTGAGCCACACCACGAGCGAATTGTCCGAGGCGAGAAGCCGCGCGCGCAAGGCTGAGTAA